A segment of the Triticum urartu cultivar G1812 chromosome 1, Tu2.1, whole genome shotgun sequence genome:
GGTATTATAGCAAACTATCACCGGGAAATTCAACTTGGCTCCCAGGAGCACATGCTCCGGGGTGATTTATGTAAAAAAAAATAGATCATAAAAGTGCGCGTTGCCACGCCCATACATCTTAATAAAATATATTTTAGAAGATCTGGTCATTGCAAATACTTGAGAAAATATATACATTATATCTATGCTGTGTAAATCTAGTGAGAAAATTCTACATTTTGATGCAAGGGATAAATAACACCCGTGGTATAGATACAGCTTCTGGTCTTATTTACAACTGATGTTCAAAGTCAAGGATACCATGATATCTCACAAAATCAGCATATGACTATCTCAATGTCATACATGCCCACACACGACTTCTGGTCGCCTCAATAAAAAAACATGAACATGTTGTTCAGTCAAAGAGAAGTACCTCCCCGAATGCCCTGAGTGCTGATTGGATGTCCATTAGCTGCTCCACGTTTTGTTGTATTGCCTTGTTAAATTTGTTCTTGCTCCGAGGGAATTGTATGACCAACACAGTTAAATTGATTCAAAAAAGAAGAGAGTTAAATCAGGAGAGGATTTCCAAGAAAATGGCTCTATTATTCAAGAGCATAAGCACAGTCAAAGTGCTCCCTTGGCTCAACTCTAATACTAGCGCTATTTGCTTTCCTGCCAAAGCCTGTCCTCTCGATGGATGCGTAGCCCCTGATGGATTTTTCTGGCCGTTCTCGATCTACCTCTTTGCGTCCAGCCGCTGCTGCTTTTAACATGTGCGTGCATGGGTGCAGCTGTCCGGCTCAAAGACGACTTCTTCCAGGACTCGGTCCCTTTTGTTTCCAAAACAATCTCGGTAGCTTATGGCCTGCACGCAACGCGCTGGACTGCTACACGCCTGGCTCAAGCCCGTGCGCACATCTTGGAGTCCCTGGGCCGCACGCGTGCGCCCGACTCGGTCGACTCGGCTAGATTCACTGGCCTCACACGCGTCTATGCCTTGGACTTCCATCGTTGCACGGTTGCACGCCTTTCCTGTCCGAGCCGCTGCTGCTGCCTCCGCGTGATGCTTTCCGATCTCGGCGAGATCCCATCGAATAAGTCGAACCGTGGTATACGCAACGAGCTCAACAATGGCCTTTCTCTGGATCAACGCACAACAACCTCTTCGTAACCTTGCTCAtaataccacttgttagaataaatctgaGGTACGCGGTCGATCCACCGAGGAACAAGCAATCACAGACAACGACGACACcaagatttgttaacgaggttcggCGAACTCGCCTACTCCCCGGGGCaatgactacgggcgctcctccccgaGATACGCAACACCGGCCACCTGGACGCCGGCACAAGCCGCCGGCACCCCCTTGCGAGCCTGTCGCTATCTAGTCGTCATGGGTTACAACGTGGGGTGCCTCCTCATATATAAGAGGCCAAGGGTACAACGTGTCCGACTCCGACACTACAAGTATCCTACCCACACTACAACACCAAGTCCAAGCGTAACCCAACTAGTACACAATATTTGACACAAACACAACACTTTGAAATGATTGATTTTCTTATTTGCCCAAGGAATACTAATTCATATGGAGTTTTTTTTTTTGCCGGGAAATCTTTGTGGTTCATTGGTGAAAGTGGACAGAACAACTTATGTTTTTATAGGCTAACACTATATACAATTTCATCGCAGCAGCGGCTAAACTTGACTAAATATAAATCATAGGAGAAGATAAAAACATACTGAAATAAGTTGTTTCATGGAAGGTTTCCCTTAAAAAAACATGAGGTAAACACACATGTCACTTCCTCGGCCGTTGTCACATCAACAAGCTAAAAAAGGCTCAAAATTACACATAGAGATGTACGTGTGCAGCCTGCTAActtcaaaaaacaaaaacaaatggaGGTTGCCATACCTTTGTCTACACCGTGTGCAGCCTGCTAGAGCCTCACTCTGAACAATTTTTGGATATACTCTCACTCTGAACAATAAATCACTGCTGCAGAGAGAGGAGAAGTTTCCGACGATATCAAGATGCATCAGCTACAACATCTGTAGTTATTTTAACTGACATGGTGATACTGGGAACTGAAGAAAAAGGTAAGCCATGTGTGACCTGGAATCCAACTTGACATGTATTGTTCATACCTGAATCATCATTACCAGTGGGAGGCACTTCGGCTCTCAGCTTTGCTGATGTAATACGTAACAAGAAGCACACTTCAGAGAAGAAAACCCCTCTTTTCAGTTTAATAGGGGATTGATGAAGATATGGTCAACCAAGGACTGTTTGGGCACCAAGGTAAGCACTCTAATTTCCTTCATCGCCCCTTTCTTCCACAGCAGCAAGTACCCTAAAGCGACCGCCAAACCATGAACCTACTATTGCGAGCCGCTAGGAGTGTCGCCGTTGTGCGGACGAGGGTGGAGGATGAGATGAGACCGTGGTCGGTTCTAGCCTCTAGGGCTTAGGGAGGCCACTGCTGTGCTTGTAGGAGGAGGTGATCCGATCAACCACGAGACGCAGGCTCGCCTCTTTCGCTACCCTACCACGTGGATCGTAACATTAGGCTGCATCAGTAAAGGAGAGGGCTCCCAGATCGATCCTCGGAGCAGCAGCCTACTAACGCGTTTGGGCCGGCGGGGACGCTCGAGGTGGGAGGCGTAAAGACCGCGGGGACACGGCGGGACGACTTGAGGATCCAGATCGTTGAGTGAACTAATCGGACGATGCAGAGTGTCAAATTGTTGTGGAGGCTCCTAGGTAGCCCCGTTATACTGTTTCTCAATACTAAGACAATTTTTTTGTGATCTTTGTCACATAGAAATGCTACTTGTAAATTTTGAGACAAAAAGGTTAAGTATGTTGCCATGGCATATATAGTCACCACTTATAGTCACTCATACAATAAGGTTAGCTGTGTTAGAGTTGTatcgaatattattgtacaagaTAGGTTGCAGTTGTATTTGGTTTTGGACTGTGTGTAGACAGGGTAGGAGTTGTGTCCTAACACTACTAGGAAAGTAGTTTTTAACGACGGTATATGTGGTCGTTGAAAGTCGGATTGTGGTTGTTAAAGGCCATTAACGACCACAATATGTTGGTCGTGATAGGCTCCATCGTTAAAAGTATACCGACCACATATTGTGGTCGTTATTTTGTAACGACAACATATTGTGGTCGTTATTTTGTAACGACGGGATGATCTGTCGTCGTCGATGCCGATGCAATAACAACTACAATTGTAGTATTAACGACCACTTTTGTCATCGCTAGTAATGTTCTTATGGTGATTTAAGTATGATTGGCGACAACTTTTGAAGATTATTGGCCACACTCATCAAGCAACAAAAAAATTTGGACAGTCAAAGTATATAACCTATTTTCATTAATCCAAATCATACATATTGAAGACGATCCTCACATACAGTGGAGAATATAAACCAAAAACACCTTGTAGACAACTATTTTAGTCCATATCTAACCAGAAATACATCACCTAGAAGAGTGATTTATTTTTCATAATCTTCAGTCATGGGACACCATCATAAATCCTTGTGTTTCACTGCATATCATTCTTCACCAATGACTACAATGTCTTGTGATGCTCCTATTATTGTGAACCATCCGTTCTGCAAAAACAGAAATGATTTATTAGTAGTACATATAAATGAATTTGCTCAAAAGGATAGTAGCACATATGAAAAAAATTGCATGTGAATCATTTTAGACTAAATAACATTGTATACTATTTCCTGTAGCTTAGACATGTTTTAATCCAAATTCTTGCACAGTCCTTATGCAACAAAGAAGAAACTGTTTTTGCGAACAATTAATTAGTCTGTTTCTTATCTAGTTCTAGCAAGAGTTGAGTTATTCTATATATGGGCAAAACGTTTGAGCTTTTTTGGTTGATGGTATGTACCCAACTAAATTAACACTGAAAATTATTCTCCTCTGCTAGAAAAAGGAATACTGTTCTACTATGTGATAAGTGATATACATACATATGAAAATCCTAGTTGTAACCTGGATATCAAAGCATATAGTGAAGCAACTAATAATGCGCTGATTTCTGAACCTGAAAAAGACAAGAACGAGCTATAGGTCCATTATACAAACCATATGACTAACCTGCAAAGCACATAACAAACTAGTCACTATATCCGCTTTAAGCATGACAGACCAACCTGATATAATTGAGCAGAAATGATTTTAAATATGAACCTCCTCCGGAAGAATGTCGTACAAAACCAAAAATAACATAAACAAGCAACATCACCAACAAGCATACCTTGAGAAGTGATGCTGATGAACCACCACATGTATTATTTCGCATCCAATTCCGACTGAGTAAGATAGTCACTCACATCAGAAAATGCAGTATCTAGGTAGATGTTCATCTCTAGTGGTGAGACCCTGGTTTGTGACCCATCGGTGTACAACAGAGCCCATCAAGTAAACCAGCAATGCAGTCGCGCCCCTTGCAGGAAGTTGCCTGAGTTCTATGATTTCTCAGTAACACAACCATCACAAAAAATGCATCATCTCAGCAACACTCAACAAAATGCGGTAAACAAACTGGCTGTTCTATGCATGATGGTACAAGTTATTTTTCCAGTGAACAATTAGACGAGGGAATGGAACTATGCAGTTATTACGAAAATTAAATTCCTCGGGTATACAGTggaaagataatattttttgaaGAAATGACGATGGATGTAGAATAATAGTAGATGCAAAATTATGCTTGGGGTTCAGTACTAGTGCCATAATTAGCAAAATCCAGCAGGAATTGAGAATTCAATAACACAACCATCAGCAAAATGCAGTAGTACACAAGCTGCTACATGGATGATGGCACTACTTGTTTTTCAGCTACAGTACAGAGGGAAGGTAATTTTGCAGAGAAGTGCCAGCGAAAGTAGTACAGTAGTAGATGAGGAAACTAAATCATGCTTGGTTTTGGGTACTGCGTGAAATAATTAGCAAGCATCTAGCAGGAATTGAGCAGGGGAGGGGACGGGAAGAAGATTAGATCTGGCTGCAGGTGGGAGGggggctcacgaggaggcgggtGGTGACGGTGAAGTGGCAGAGGAGGCGGCTGGGCCAGACGCGTGGACGCGGATGTAGCGGAGCACGAAGGCGTCGTGGAACCCGGAGGGCAGCACGCCCACCTTCTGTACCAGCAGCGCATCGGCCTCTGCCTCCTCCGGCATCCGGCAACCCTTCTCGAAAGCCGCCGTCGACGCCATTGGCGGGCCGATCTGAATCGAGGCGAGCGTCCTGTTTCGGTCAAAGGGGCCACCTTAGTTATTAGGTTAAGATAAGAAACCTAGACTCAATACGTTGATATTTATCCTTTTCACCGATTAATATTAAATAAATTGTTAACTACTCAAAAAAGATAAGATAAGGAGATTGCAATGACGACCACCAGCTAATACTATGGGTTCTCGCGTGCGCAAGTTGGACATGTGTTGGCCCGGCCTAACAGTAACGACCAAGTATTGTTCGTAGCTCATCGTTAATGACCTAATTTCCAGTAGTGTAATAAGACACTTGTATCTTAgacctctcatatatagcggggtagacacacgatgtaatctatgccaacataatagcaccgaAACGCAGGGAAAGCCGACGGCATGTGCTGGTGTCCAGGGCGACCGGGTGCagtattgtagcggtgtcatgaGGAGGAGCGTCCATAGTCAGgtcccggggatgtagccatatcgatgaatctcgttaacaaatctcggtgtcgtgctcgtaTGATTGATTGATTCTCGAATGATCGACAGAGTGCCTCGGGTTTATTCTAACAAGCTATAAGAGTAGTATTTTTTTCACCTTCTCTGTATCTCTTTCTTTATATTTATTGCAATTGCCTAGGAGTAAAGCATATAGCTAGGCTTTGTATGAGAGTCCTCTCTCACTATTTTTCCACATCACTCTCTTTCATATAGGCAAAAGTGTAATATAACCGTGCTATAAGCCCATTATTGTACTTACTCTAAGCACATGATGAAAACCATGGATTTATTTATCTAGTTTTACATTTGAAAACTAGACTTTGCCGGCCGCAGACGGTAATCTGTCGGGATTATTGCTTAATCTCGTGGTAGTAAAGCTTCGCTTTGGCTACAGTTTCTTCAGTTCAGGCCCTTGACGGCAGCACGCAGTTGCCTATCTCTGTAAAGAGTGGAACGAAATCACCATTAACAAACAGACACATACATTTTGTTTCGTGAAACTAGAACGAGCAATTCAAAGCAGAGAACTTACTTGGTGCCTGCCGGACAATGGTAGCGGCACCGGCGAAGTCGCACGTTCCGGCGCCCCGGCCATGGCGCTGGTAATAGTCATTGAACGCGAAAGACGCATGCGCGACCTTGGTGTCGGGATCGAAGCACCGTGCTCCGGGTTGGATGTCCGTGCAGTCCGCGCCGTGGCCGCAGGCGTAGTCCAGTGCATTCTGCAGCCGCGCGGCGCCCACCGCCGCGTTCGCCACACACCAGCTCGGGCTCGGGTCGCACCGGCCTACGCAAGCAATGGAATCGTCATGGCTGGCCGCCAGTGTAGAGTGTAGAGTGGATGGTCGTGGTATTCAAGCACTCACCTGATGGTGCCTGGTTGACAATGGTGGCAGCACCACTGAAGTCGCACGCGCTGCTGGCCTGGCCGTTCTTCTGGTAGTAGTCGTTGAAGGCGTAGGACGCGTGCGCGAGCTTGGTGTTGGGCTCGTAGCAGGGCTTGCCTGGCTGGATGGCGCTGCAGTCCGCCCCGTGGCCGCACGCGTAGTCCAGCGCAGCCTGCAAGGCCGCGTCCCCGGCCGTGGCCTTCGCGGCACAGTAGCTCGGTTGCACGGGGCCGGCACCATGGACAAAGTCGACTTGATACACGGGCTGCTGGTTCGGGTAGAACAACCCAAAGTCCTGCTCGTCTTCGGGCTTGTTGTCCTCGTTGAAGAGTTCGAAGATGTACACGTCAAGATCGGCGTTGGGACGGTGCGGGGTGCCGACAGCACTGGTGGCGAGCCGGTTATATCTGTTTGAGGTGGTGCCGGAGTTACCGCCACGCACTTTGCTCATGAGACCATCGGTGAATGCTTGGGCGTTGGCTGTTGTTCCCACGCCATGGTGGCCTCTGGTTGGGTGGTGACTCTCACCAAGCTTCACCTCCAGTATTCCGCCCCCTGCTGTGAGCTTCCTCATCCCTCCAGCACGCAGGCTGGAGGACGGCAGCTTCTCCATCGCATAGTACACAGCGTCAAGCTGCGCGTCGAGGAGGCTGAAGTACgtttgcttgctattcttgtcaAGAATGCCAGCGTTGGGGCGGAACAAGAGATAGTCGATGGACATGCCGGGAGTGCTCAGGTACGCAAGGTACGGGTAGATATTCATCATGAGGTACGACCCGGTTTCCTGCAAGAAGTCGACCATGGGGCTCATGACCGACAACGCGATGTCGTCACGGAACGCGCCCTCGGACGGCGGGAACGACATCTTGAGAGCGTCGAACGCGATGGGCGTGGTCACCTTCACGGCGTTCGCCAGGCCCAGGCGAGCCAGCGCCGCTTGCACCTTCTTCATGGCCGGGACGAGCTGAGAGTTGAGCTGACTAGCCTCTTTGAAGACCTCGTTCCCGATCGTCACGCCGTTGATCTGCGTGGCCGGGTAGTAGGCCTTCACATTGTTCTGCACCCATTGATCAGCGAAATTTTGGTCCGCGGCAGCGGAGGGCAGCTCCTCGTTGGTTAGCTCCACCGTGACCTTGATGCCGGTGTTGGCCAGCGAGCGCAGCACCGTCGGGTCAGTGTCGTAGATCCTCACCATGGTGATGCTGTTCTTCTTGAGCAGTTTCACCACGGACGTCGGGTCAGGCAGGTTAGTCGCCATCCTCCCATAGCACACGCCTACCTGGCCCCCCTCTGCAGTAGGTGCGTGTACAATATTAGTAAGAAACATCACAATTAAGTCGTACACTTCGATGCAGAGGCAAGAGTTTATCGTTCTTTCTCAAAATAAAAAGTTATATCGTACACCTACAGCATATATATGTTTCCAGAAAAACATGCGATAATCAGGATAACGTCTCCATGACGATTACCTGCACGGGAGAAGAAGAGCAGCGGCACTGCGATGCCGAGGAGGACGACCAGGAGGTGACTCGTCAGCGCCATGCGCCCTCGGTGGTATGTATAGCGGAGCTAGCTAGCTAGGGCCTTGAGGAGACGATGATGATCGAGCTGATGAGTTGGGAATGATCACAGGCGGGCTGGAATTTATAGCCGGCACCAACGGTAAGATGGAGCCATGGAGGTGCTACAATTTTTTTTCTTTGTGCAAGTGACGGCGGCAGCCACAACAAGACGTACGATAGTGCAACCAAAATTGGGGTATATGCAATGCCAATTGCAGCATGCATATACGCCTAACTTGGACTTGGACTGGTCGAGTTGATGAGCTACAACTTGTACCAGAAGACCCATGCTTGGGTACACCTCCCTTGCCCCTAAATCTAAGAGACAGTCGGATAAATGCTCACTAGTGGCAGCATCCCCGGACCCCGCCCACAGCAACGCCCGCCATTTCTCTTATCTTATACGGAAGAATTACATCGCTCACGGGCACAAAACCGACGGCTACCTGCCGGTAGATGACTGTCACTGGAAAAAGCACAGAGAACTCCATGCATTTGTCAACACGTGTGGAAAAGACTAGACGCGGGTCAATGCAATAGCTATCGCTACCTGTGGGCTGTGGGTGCTTGCACCAATAGCTCATTCTTGTCTTGTATAGAAAACGTCGCTTGCAGTAGTATGTTCCGTGCGCCTAGTTGCCCACTTGTAATCTTGCATATCTTCTCATTTATGCAATTATCTTGTATAGCAACCGTGGGTTGGGTTGCAACTATCTGTCATTTACGCCATATTGTCTCATAGGGCGCATTTGGCTTACAATTACTTTTAAATCAGACTAATAGAAATGGTAAAGGATTAGGATACCAAGCCCGATCCAATCCTGGATTTTCATATCTTGTTGAAGGCGTTGCTGCGGAAGAAGTCGACTTAGTCGTAGGTGTTGATTTCATATCTTGTAATGGTTCTATCGTGGTTATTTATGTCTTGTACTCTCTTTGTTGATGATTTTGGCCTCGTTGCCTTACATCATCATTAATAAAATTGGTTGTATGCATCGCATTAATGTAGAGGCTAGGGGTTTCAACCTCCTTCTCAGAAAAAAATATCCTAGATTTTGGCTAAGAAATCTAAGGAGTCGGGTCAATTTGGACACAATCTTACCATCTCATTTCCTGTCTTTTTTCCTGttgcatgtactccctccgtttcaaaatagatgaatcaactttatactaactttgtactaaacttaatacaaagttgagtcatctattttggaacggagggagtagttctcaTCTTTGTTGTTGGGGATGGAACACGTAGAACCCTAGGTTTTCCTTATTTTTTCAGTTGGTGTCGATAGTCATGTTAATTCTTAATGATACCAGCCGAAGCAGCAAGCGCCTTTTGAAAAAACCTCGGGAGCACTGGCGTGCGTCGGAGGAGGCGTGGATTAAGGCAAACACAGATGGCACAATTGGAAGGGTTCCGGGGATGGAGCAGGTGGAGCGTTCCTTCGAGATAACCATGGCAACATGTGGTAGGAGCTTGTCAGTTTTTCCCATCAGTCTATGATCTGGAGTTGGTTCACTTGTTGGCATGCAGGAAGGCTATTTAGTTGTTTCTTGAATTGGGCTTGCCTATGGTGATGTTGGAGACAGATGATCAGATTGCGCGAGATCCCGAACGGCGGAGGAGTTGAACAGGTCGGTCTACGGGCCGCTCATTAAGGAGAACAAGGACTAGCTAAGGTCCAGAGAAAGCCTTTAGGTGAAATGAGAAGGGCGAACGGTAAATGAAATGACACATGTCTTAGCTAAAGTGTGTTGTGCCAATGATGTGTGTAACTTGTGGTTGCATGAACCATCAGAGTGTGTATCCGATATTGTAGTCGCTGAACGTTATGAATAAATTAAACCGCAAATTTCCTACTAAAAAAGTCAAATATGTCATTAAACCCTCCTATTGTCGAGTGCAACCTTGCTTGGTAGTGCGGCGTGATATTACCATATTTTGTCAGCTCGTGTGGAAAAACTAAAGCTAGAGGCCAACCAACAAATAGCGATACTTTTATTGTTTTGTGTATATGGCGCTAGCTAGTATGTATCTCGTGGAATATCCAGGCCACGTGGTCATGGCTGGCTGGGCAGATTGCACAGATGGTGGTTGGCCGGTTGCGCTAGCTAGCTTGTGAATGTCCGTGACACTAGCGGTTATACATCCAAATGCTAGCCACACACGGAGAAACTTATGACTCGAAACACATACTACTGATGAATAAATAATTGGCCTCTGCATTTTAACATAGGAGAAAACTACATTATTTCCGGTATCTCAACTAGTATTGACTGAGCATAGTGTCATCCTTCAACTCCGAAAGTGTCCAAAACTAATCCACTCAACTGTCTTTTTTTTTGCGTGCGGTAGTTCACTCGACTGTCAACTACGAATACTGTGGAACTTTTATCCGCTAGAGTGGTCTTGTATATTTGCGTCTTATTTATGACCGGTTGGATATATGGCACTGGGGTGTTGGTTTGTATGAGTGTATAGAGCATTCACACTTTGACATAGTGattttgagtgacatgtattggTGCGGTTCAGTAAGGTCAGTTTGATTGGACAAAGACACTGTTGTGATGAGAAGCTGTGGGTTTATTTTTACTTTGAATTTTATAAAGATCGTTGGAGAGGCTCCTACTGACAGTGGAATAGATCTTGTCGTGCTTGGGGAGAAGGTGGTGGGAATTATCAATATTTGGATATTGTGGAATATGTGGAAGCTGGGAGAGAATGGTGGATCTTAGTGCAAAGGTAGGCATGTGTGCACTCGGTAATGGATGTGTGCTTAAATGCACCATGAAGTGGGTTGGACACTCTCGCTTGACACAGATGCGATTAACTTGTCACTTTAAAAGCGATTATTTTAAGTGCACAAAACCTTAGGCTACAGGTGCCTCATGACAAGCATGGGTAAACATAGCCGCGAAGGAGAAAAAGGAGGACGACCCGGCTACAACCATCATGGGGGGTTCCCTCACCGGCTGCTCCAGTAGCCGTGGGAGGGATGGGAACATCAGGATCTTGTCCCGTGTTCCTCCAATAGTGTAACGTGAGGCAAAAGTTATCGGTTTCTAGCCCTTGTGTTTGGCAACCATCTACGAATTAGAGTGGCCTCACTGAACAATACTAGTATTTTTTGAGCAATTTTTTCCTCACTCGTGCGCATTCGGCATCAACGTCTCAGCCGGTCGCTCATGCTCATATTGCTCAGACTTCTGAGCATCAAACTTAACTAGATATTTCTCAGTTGTTCCTCCTTTAGTAATACCAATAGACCTTGTTAATTTCTTGGTCACACTAAGCTTCTCTCTGACTCGGATGAATTCACCAATGAAAGAATTAGGCAATGTTACTTGCACCTCATGTACTTCACCAATACGCTTGCCTGTTCAATTATAAGTAATTGTTGTTGTATTGGCGGGGTCTTGGACTGTGGGAGTCCTCCTCGCCATATTGATGCACGGTGCATTAGTATATATAAGAGTTTGTTTCAGTTCTATTTTTATCGATTTTATTGGTTATCATCCGATTTTATGGTTCTTGGtatgtttttcattttattttacaAAGAACACTTGATTATAATATTTATTACAGGTAAAAAATTCCTAAAGTTCATGAATATGTTTTTAAAACTCCAATTTTTTTAGAAAGCATGATTTTTTAAATCTGGACTCTTCTTGGGAAAACAGTGAATAGTTCTAAATTTGCGTGAACTATTTTAAAATTCATAAGAATTTTGTTTGCAATTTCAGGAACTTTTTGAAAGGTAGGTACTTTACTTGTAATATTGAGAAAAGATTTCAAAATAATTCTAACTCAAAAGGAATACTTAAAGAAAACCAATAGAACGAAGGGAAAACCTGAAAAAACAAAGACTAAAAATTACTGAAAAAATGGTCGCCACAACCAGGAGGAGCACTTGCGAGGAGATGCCGAACT
Coding sequences within it:
- the LOC125531326 gene encoding glucan endo-1,3-beta-glucosidase 13-like gives rise to the protein MALTSHLLVVLLGIAVPLLFFSRAEGGQVGVCYGRMATNLPDPTSVVKLLKKNSITMVRIYDTDPTVLRSLANTGIKVTVELTNEELPSAAADQNFADQWVQNNVKAYYPATQINGVTIGNEVFKEASQLNSQLVPAMKKVQAALARLGLANAVKVTTPIAFDALKMSFPPSEGAFRDDIALSVMSPMVDFLQETGSYLMMNIYPYLAYLSTPGMSIDYLLFRPNAGILDKNSKQTYFSLLDAQLDAVYYAMEKLPSSSLRAGGMRKLTAGGGILEVKLGESHHPTRGHHGVGTTANAQAFTDGLMSKVRGGNSGTTSNRYNRLATSAVGTPHRPNADLDVYIFELFNEDNKPEDEQDFGLFYPNQQPVYQVDFVHGAGPVQPSYCAAKATAGDAALQAALDYACGHGADCSAIQPGKPCYEPNTKLAHASYAFNDYYQKNGQASSACDFSGAATIVNQAPSGRCDPSPSWCVANAAVGAARLQNALDYACGHGADCTDIQPGARCFDPDTKVAHASFAFNDYYQRHGRGAGTCDFAGAATIVRQAPKIGNCVLPSRA